Genomic segment of Edaphobacter bradus:
TGTAGTGATAGGTTCCCTTTGCCGAAAGGTCATCGATCCATCGCTCGATCTCGCGCCCTTCGCTCAGAAGCACGATCGTGCAGTCGGACCGGTCGGACGTGACCTGGAGGTGGATGGTGGCTTTGCAGGAAGCGACCTCCAGCCGAAGCGCACCGTCCAGGCTCGCGTGGTCGGCGACCCCGATGGCGCTGATCGGGTACCAGTACTGACTGAATGTCTTGGTCTCGCCCGGGGCAAGGAAGCTGAAGTCCGGTTGGTTGTCCGTATAGACCCCGGACATCAACTCGATATAGGGCCCGTCGCTATCCGTAAGCCTGCGGTCCCAGGCGTAGCCGAAGTCATGGTTTCCCCATGTCCACTGCTTCTTACCGGGAGAGATGTGATGATTCGCAACGGCCACCGTGCCCGCATCCGCCGCATGATCGTAGCCACCAAAGAAATCTTCACGGGAGCCGACGATCATATAGCTGGTGGGAACGGGAATATTGGCATACCATCCCAGATCATTGGCGGGGTAGGATCCATCGGGGACAAAATGGGGGGGCATCTCGTCCGCTGGGACTCCGCGGCGGCCCCGTTCGCCATAGTCGACACCATAGTAGAGCCCTTGGCTAAGGGGATATTCGGTGGCGGCACGTTTTGCGTGATCGGCCGCATACCGGACATCATGAGGGAAGAAAGACTGATACTTCTCATGCACCCGTGTGGCAACATTAGCCCACCACAGGAACGTCTGCGTGTCCTCTGTCCGGTTATAGAGCCTCACCTTGACTTCTAAATAGGCCTTCAGCGGATGAAGACATATCCCGTGCATCCCTTTCATGCGCTTCATGGGATCGTGATCGCTGCACCACACGGTGACCGAACCGTCCGCGGAGCGCTCAATCGAAACCTCGACCGGCATAAAGGTCGCCGGCCGATGATGCTGCGGCCAGTTAAACTCGACACCGCCCGAGATCCACGGCCCAGCGAGCCCTACCAGTGCGGGCTTGATGACGTTTTGCCGGTAGAAGAAATCGTAGCCGGTCCGTTTATCCAAACCCACATGAATGCGGCCGCCGATCTCCGGCATGACCATCAGCCGCAGAAACTCATTTTCGATATGAACAGCCTGCCAGGAGCGCATGTGCGGCTCGGTCGCGACCGAATCGATCACCGGAAGGGGGTAGACCCGGCCACTGCTCCCTTGATAAACACGTCTCTCCAAAAACAATGGGTTCTTGTCCGGTTTCGCAGGCTGATAGGTGAGCATCTCGACAGGCTCACTCCAGACCTTGACAGCGCCTTGTTCAGAGGCGGGCGCGGCGGGCAACTCCAGCCGTGCGAGACGCCTGGGAACCGACGATTTGGCGTCTTCTAAGGAAAGCTGGTTCTGCAACATGCATAGCCTCGGAGGTTGAGTGAGAAGGGCATCACAGCTCCTACTGGAGCGTCCTAGAATGCCTAACCGTGTACGTTACCGCGACTTGAACTATACGAGTTGTCTGAGAAGACTGTCAACATAGAGCTGGCTCGGCGAGAGGCCTGTTCAGCTGCTCCATTGCACGATCTGACGTAGGTCGCACGGCTGAAGCGACACTGTACCCGCGGGCATGGCCGGAGACACAGCGATCGCCTGACGGCCTCCTTCGTGGCATGCGATCCAGGTATCTCGCTCGGCTCCGGGTAGCCTCATGAGATTGAGCCAGGTGTAATACGAGCCCATGTTGGCATCGATCAGGGAGCCTTGTGGATCGGGTGTGAGGGACGTGCTGCTACCAGAGATCAGCTCGTTCAGCGGCCGTTCGGATTGCCGTGGAGCATAGCGGAGAATGATCGTATCGGGTTGAGCCCGGCGCAACACCTCGCGTGCCGTCCACTGGACGAAGGTTGTGCTGTAGATCTGCGTTCCGGAGCCGTCCGCGAAGAGCTCGAGAGCAAAGTGATCGAGAACCGGATCGAGCTGGCCGTGCGCCTTTCCGGTCCGTTGCCGCTCCACCTGGTGGAGAAGGCTGCGTAGACCTTCAGGGCCATCTGAGCCAGAGGTGCGAGCCTTGTCCATGATCGCTAGGACCCTGCGGCGGACCGGATCCAACGCGTTGTACGAGATCGTCACATAATCTGGTCCGCTGACTGCGTCGCCTCCATCAATCCACCAGTGCAGGTAGGGGCCTGGACTCTGCTTGGCACGGCCTTGCAAGGTCTCTAAAGCGATTTGGAGTGCGTCGGAGGTGGCAACGTTTTGAAAGAGCGTTCCTTTGGGGCGGAGTCTCTCAAAGAGGGGTACACCCTCGGCGCGGGCCCCTTTACCCAGCAGTACGATACAGATTCGTGGGTTTTGAGTGGATGGCTTCTGCCGTGATGCGTCAAGCTTGGCTGAATACTCAGCTGCTCGAGTGCGGAAGTTTTCCATGTGGTGCGACGACCAAAGATAGGCCGTCAGCGCCTCGGAGAAGCGATCCGGCTGGGCGGCCCAATCCATCCTCTCCAGATCCGCTGTAAGCGGAATCTGATCGAAGGAGATAGCGGCCTGTTGCAGCGTTCCCGGACCTTGCCGCTTGAGGAGCTCTAGTTGATCGAGGACCTCCTTCTGCTCCGGAGGAAAGAGCCAGTCATATCGGGATACCTGACGGAGCAGTGTCGCCACAAAAAGCAGCGGAAGGGGCTGCAGCGTATCCAGGGAGCTCATGGCGAACTCCCGTGCCTCTGGCGGGTAGTCTGCGAAGTCGTGCGGCTGGAGTGAAGCCGCGGTCTTCATAGTACCTCGTGAAGGAGGTGCCCTTGCGCTAGAGGGGTATCGCAACCGAGCAACCTTCCAAGAGTTGGAACGAGGTCGATGGATTCGACAGGGCGGTCGACGACGGCATTTTCTCGGATCCCGGGGCCTAGAGCCAGCAGCCATGTGGTGCGCGAAAGGGCATCACCGGTGCGGTGGTGTTGAAATCCGTTGCCGCTGGGTTCGTTGTCTCCATCGCGCCCGAAGTCGGGAAGGATAAAGAGACTTGTCTTGCCCTTATACTCCGGGTTTGACTGAATCGTCCTCCATATCTCAGCACAGATGCCATCTGAGCGCACGATCGCTTCGGTGTAGAGGGAGAAGGCTCCACTATGAGCAACGTCGATATCGTGCAGCGTGATCCACAGGACGCTCGGGGCGAGGGTCTCCATCACATGCTTCGCGATGTACAACGAGAGCTCATCTGGACTCCTGAGCGAGCGCGCATGGGACTGGAAGTCCGACACGGAGAGTTGCAGGAGCCGAGATAGTTCGTGAAGTGAGACCTCCGAGGCCCGAGCCTCCGGCAGGGATAGTGGTGATTCATACGAATCGCGCAAGAGACCCTCGAGATGGGGGATCTGGCTGGTATTCGTGCCTTCCAGCAGTCGCTTCGGAAGGACCACGGTGGCCCCGAAACCGCTTCCGTAGCTACCGTGAGTGCTCTCACCAATCCCTTGGAACCCATTGCTGGGAGCGATCACCCAGACATCCCTTGCATCGCGCCTCAGCCCGCGACGAACGTACTCGAAGAACGTCGGGTTCTGCGGCGATACCGGAGCAAAGTTGTTGAAGGTCTCATAGCATCCCGAGGCAAGGCTGGCCGTCGCCACATAGTGGCCGAGGATTCCTCGATTGACGACCTGAGTGAAGAAGGTAGCCTGCGGGATCAGTTCTCCCAGAAGATGGGGAATGTACCTCTGTCCCTCCGGCGCAAAGGTCTCCTCGTCTCGGGCGCCACCGCCGAACGTCACGACGACGGTCTTCTTTCCCCGCATCTGGCGCGCCACAGGAGTTGGGGTGACAGCCAACATCCTGGAGGCGGCGAACGTCATCCCGGCCGCGCGCAGGAACTCTCGCCTCGTCTTGGACCGAAGCTGTGATGTCGAGGCGAGATGTGAAGACCTCGTCTGCAAACCGACTCCAAGACCGCTAAGATATCACCGAAACCCTGCTCGGGTTCGGGAAAAATTACTGTCTCGCGTCGTTACATCTATTGCACACCAAAGCGCTGCTGGTGCCAGCGCCATGCGCTGGCGATAATCTCCTCGATCTCCGGATACTTCGGCTGCCATCCGAGATCCGTGCGGGCGCGCTGCGAACTCGCGACGAGGCGAGCGGGATCGCCAGCACGCCGTGGCTTGGTCTCGACCGGAATGGGATGGCCAGTGACCCGTCACGGCAGAGTCGAGGTACGCGAGCGGAAGTGCCATGATTAGCTAATTCCTTGATCTGCTTGAAGACCTAAACACTGTCGGTCGTCTGCAAGCCTTGTTAGTGTGTCTTGAGCGATGGATTCAGGCAAGCAAATCCTACAGCTAACACCCGGCGATAGGCGATTTCTACGCACGGTTCCTGTTTCGAAGTCGAAACTGAGACGCATCGGTGGATCATCTGTGCCGGAAAATCCAGTGACATGCCGCAGAAGTTCGACCACCGCAGCTCCCGCTACAGCGGTGACTATCGCAAGGCTCTGCGAGGTGGATGAGCATCTACTGCTAGCGACTCCGTTTCAGGTGGTCGATGTGAATGACACGACCAGTTGCGATGCTGCAACTGCGTGGTGGACCGACATGACGGCGGCAGGCCGTGAAGGCATGGTCGTCAAACCGCTCGAATTCATCAGCAAGGGACGCCGGGGCTTCGCTCAGCCTGCCATCAAGTGTCGAGGACCAGAGTATCTGCGAATCATCTACGGCCCGGAGTATCTGCTGCCAGAAAACCTTGACCGCCTGAGGTCGAGGGCTGTCGGATCCAAGCGGTCACTCGCCAGCAGAGAGTTCGCCCTTGGGATTGAGGCTCTGGAACGCTTCGTTCGAAAGGAACCCTTGCGCAGAACACATGAATGCGTCTTTGGCGTACTCGCGCTGGAGAGTGAGCCAATCGACCCCAGGCTTTAGTGCTTGCGTGATTAGCGAGAGTGTAGGACGCACATACGCCCTCTCTCCGTCAGGAAACCGCTACCATGGGGAACGAGAGGAAACTCATGTCGCCGACCGAACCTGCAACCCGCCAGCACGCATTCACGGGGCCAGTGTTGCCGCAATTGCCTGAACCAACCCACGCCGAGCGGGTCCGGACTCTCATGTCGCTCGTCCCGTTCGGCACGCTCTCGACGCTTTCCCGCAAGCATCCGGGATTCCCGTTTGGGTCCCTGATGCCATTCGCGCTCGATTCTTCCGGACGCCCCCTCTTCCTCATCAGCAATATGGCCATGCACACGCTGAACCTGAAGACCGACCCGCGATGCAGCCTCTTCGTCGGCCAACTAGCAGCCGACGGGGATGCGCTTGGGGCCGCCCGGGCAACTCTGTTCGGCACCGCCGAACCCGTGCCTCAGAACGACATAGCTGACGCTCGGGAGAAATACCTCTCTCGTCATGAGAATAGTCGCTACTGGGTTAACTTCGCAGATTTCAGCTTCTTCCGGCTCCAGCCCATCGATGTCTACTACGTCGGTGGCTTTGGCGTGATGGGTTGGGTCGAGGCGCGAGACTACGAACAAGCAGCACCGGACCCGCTAGCCGAGGCTGCACCTGGAATCCTAGCGCACATGAATGCTGACCATATCGATTCGATGATCCTGCTGGCGCGGGCGCATGTGCGGTTCGAAGCGACCGAAGCGACCATGACTTCAGTCGACCGCTTGGGCTTCTCTCTTCGATTGAAGACCAATGAAGGAATGAAGGGTACTCGAATCAACTTTCCCCATGAGGTAGTCACCCCGCAGCAGACTCGGACAGTGCTTGTGGAGATGGTCCGGCAGGCCAGGGTGGGAGGGTGAACGACCTTCGGGAATAGCTCCTCTCACGAGGGGCTCCGCTCCACGGCGACACGCTTAGAAGGGTTGAGGGCATAGTCGAGCGAGCGCCAGAGCCATGCCTTCCTGCTCGCCTCAAATTTCACGACGGCCAATTCGTACCCCGGGTAGTCGATGTGGCAGACCGGGCAGCACTCCACACCGAGATGGGCCCGGTGACTGAGCAGGATCACGCGGAGAAAGTCCTCCGCGCGAAATCCGTACCGAGGATGGCTGCAGTTGTAAGCCGGGTGACTGACTCTGCAACAGGAGTTCGGCGAGTACGTCGGCGATCAGCGGATGTGTCGGATCGCCGTCTCGCTGAAGGGCAATGCATGAACACAGGCTCTCCTCGTGTGAGAGGGGGCTCTCAAAGGAGCTCCGATAATCCAAACGTGGGAGTTGACCGACTCCGCCGCGCGGTTGGAACGTTTCGGAACGTAATTGGCTCTTGGGTCGGACGTAAGTCTTTTGGAATGTGGTGGCCAGAGACGGGATCGGAGTCTCTTTAGTCTTGTAGAATCTGTAACTTACACATTCTACATCGTGAGGAAAGTGTAGAAAGTGCCAGAATGCCCCAGTGTGCTTTCAATTTGCTTGCAAATTTTGGTTCGGGCCTCTGCGGAGTTCCTTCGCCCGAGAAGGGAAAGCCAGACGCAGCAACCGTATTTCGGCTGACTGGCGGTCATAGGTTGTTATATGAGTTCTATTGAGGGTTCGAATCCCTCACTCCCGCCACGCAGTATAAATTTTTCAAAATACAAAATTTATGTCTGGCAACATCCCCCAGTTTGCCCGCAAAATGTTTCAGGGATCAACGTCCAGATATCGTTTAGGAGCCGAGGGCTTGCCACCCGCGTGATTCGCCGGGCCACTGTAATGCTGGACGTCGGCCCTCGATCGTCTGGTTTCGCAGCGCCGAGTGATATCTCAGCATAAGACGATCTGACGATGCTTGTAGCCGGTTTACCGTAGCGGAGATGAGGTGTTGCCCGTTCCTCGCCGTGGCGCGTCAGAGCCGATGGAGTGCGTGCAGCGCCGGGGATCGAGAACCCAACAGAGCGCTATGACTCATGCCGATGCCGTCGAGGTAAGCAGCATAAAATAAATGGGTTGATGGGCACGTCATGATTGCCGTTCGACCACCTTTGTTCTGCTCGTTAGCTCAGCGAAGGGCCGCGGTGGCGGGCTAGTTCTCTGTCCTGGTGCCGCACATACAACGGCTCGCAAAAAAGAATTCTTGACAAATCGATTTGGTGGCTGATACATACTCCTACTCGTATTGATATTTCAGTGTTGATGCAGATCGTAAAGGAAACCTGGACAGATGAATGCGCCAGATTCCGATCCGCGGTCGGTACTGTCTGGAGAGTGCCGGGATAGCCAGGCCTGAACAAGAAACTACGAAGGAACTGCGATTTAGGAGGCTGTATGAAGACGACACACGGTGATGGGCCCAAGGATCGGACTGCAAGGCATCCATTGCTCGGAAGGCTGTGCTTCCTAGGCTGGTTCGGGGTATGGATCCTTTCCGCGTTGATATGCGCAGGAATGTTCTCATCGAGCGCATGGGCACAGACCCAGAGCGGTTTAAGCACCATTCAGGGTACAGTCGCGGATTCCATGGGCGCCGTCATACGCAACGCCGTGATTCAAGTGGTAAACAAAGCCACGGGTGTTGCGTCCAGTACCAAATCTAACGAAACTGGGTTTTATCAGGTGCCCGGCCTGATCACCGGCACCTATGACCTGACCGTTACAGCGCCGGGGATGAAGACCTATATATACACGGTTGAGCTTCAGACGGCCCAGACCGCGGTTGTCAATTCCGTTATGACCGCTGGAGCGGTCACCCAGAAGGTCGAGGTAAGCGCGACGATCGTTCAGCTCACAGATACCGACAGTGGGGCTATTACTTCCGTTCTGGAACGCGAGAGAATTGACCAACTCCCGATGAACGGTCGCGTGATCACCAGCCTGACCCAGGAGACCACACCGGGGTTGGAAAACGGGTTTGGCCCGGGCACCCGCGCCAATGGTCTTGCAGGCGAGGCCCTTGAGTATGTCGCGGACGGTGCGCCCCTCGACAACCGCAACTTCGGCGGCCCGAACGCCTCAACGCATTCCCAGTATCCCGATCCAGACGCTATCCAGGAAGTGAAAGTGGAAGTCAGCGGCGGCGGCGCGGAGTATGCAACCCCGGCCACCGGCATTATCACTACCAAATCGGGAACTAACCAACTGCATGGCACGGCGTTCTGGACGGGAGCAAATAACAGTGTCGCTGGAATTGCAAAGGCCAGGCAAAATCCAGCGAACTTCGCCGCTCCCAATTACAAGCGGAACGAATTCGGTGTCTCCGCCGGCGGCCCCGTCGTTGTGCCCGGTCTCTACAACGGAAAGGATAAGAC
This window contains:
- a CDS encoding alkaline phosphatase family protein — protein: MQTRSSHLASTSQLRSKTRREFLRAAGMTFAASRMLAVTPTPVARQMRGKKTVVVTFGGGARDEETFAPEGQRYIPHLLGELIPQATFFTQVVNRGILGHYVATASLASGCYETFNNFAPVSPQNPTFFEYVRRGLRRDARDVWVIAPSNGFQGIGESTHGSYGSGFGATVVLPKRLLEGTNTSQIPHLEGLLRDSYESPLSLPEARASEVSLHELSRLLQLSVSDFQSHARSLRSPDELSLYIAKHVMETLAPSVLWITLHDIDVAHSGAFSLYTEAIVRSDGICAEIWRTIQSNPEYKGKTSLFILPDFGRDGDNEPSGNGFQHHRTGDALSRTTWLLALGPGIRENAVVDRPVESIDLVPTLGRLLGCDTPLAQGHLLHEVL
- a CDS encoding HugZ family pyridoxamine 5'-phosphate oxidase; this encodes MSPTEPATRQHAFTGPVLPQLPEPTHAERVRTLMSLVPFGTLSTLSRKHPGFPFGSLMPFALDSSGRPLFLISNMAMHTLNLKTDPRCSLFVGQLAADGDALGAARATLFGTAEPVPQNDIADAREKYLSRHENSRYWVNFADFSFFRLQPIDVYYVGGFGVMGWVEARDYEQAAPDPLAEAAPGILAHMNADHIDSMILLARAHVRFEATEATMTSVDRLGFSLRLKTNEGMKGTRINFPHEVVTPQQTRTVLVEMVRQARVGG